The genomic DNA CATTCTACGTATCAAGCATAACTTGGCCCTAGTCTTGACAATCTAAAAAGTACAATCTAAAAAGTTTATCTATCTTATCAGCCACagtactttttaaataaactgaaaccctaaaaaaccaTCAAACTAATATCCGTCGTGTAGTTAaagggagagtgagagagacagagaaagagacCAATGGTTTAAGAAGACGAATTCTCATAAACAAATCCTACCTAGCCTCCTGTGCCACTTAGAAAGTTGCTTATCCCCCAACTCGAAATGGCAATGCTCCTCTGTTGcgttctctctctttattaaaTTCTCTGTCTCTTCCTCCTTCTTCCATGCATTTCACAagcaagaagaacaagaaaaaggttGTTttgagagagatggagagaggaATTGAGAACCCAAGGAACAGGCACGTGACCTACTCGAAGAGGAGGAATGGGATCATAAAGAAGGCTACAGAGATCAGTGTTCTATGTGATGCTCAAGTTTCGCTTGTTATCTTGAACAGCTCAGGAAAGATATCCAGCTACTGCAGCCCTTCAACTTCGTAAATAAACTCTTCTTCCACAATTaaccttttgtttttcataTGGTTGATCTCTGGGTTTTCTGTGATCTCTTTGTTttctaactctctctctctctttctttgatggTGAAGGCTGAGTGACGTCTTGGACAAGTACCACAGGTATTCTGGGAAGAGGTTGTGGGATCCCAAGCATGAGGTATATAGGTGTTGATATTCTTCTACTCtttctgtcaatttttgttacacAAAAAGCATGGTGGTTATTAATTGCTTTGTGCCTAGGGAAAATGACATATTTTTGCtaaaaacatgttaagaaaCATGAAGTATAAATTCCATGTATAGATCTACAAATGGGTTTGTagtccctctctttctctctctttctttcaaaatattatactgtttttattgagaaagaaaactaaaactacATGAAATGTAACATCCATGAACAGATCTggaaataaaacattattcccTCCCTTCCTTTTCCTTGCAAGTATTGAAACATCCAAATGGATGGTAGCAAGCTATTTAAGAGAgtaaacaaaacatatatatatatttgtctccTTGATAAGATCTATCTTTGTCTGATGGTTTCTTGAATAAAAGCCTAGCtagtaaatatataatatttgttgataatggctcaaattgtcaataagtatgaagataattgctgaaaaatatcaatattcaagttggtcgGCTCAAGtcctatttatctataagaagat from Corylus avellana chromosome ca6, CavTom2PMs-1.0 includes the following:
- the LOC132184142 gene encoding agamous-like MADS-box protein MADS9 isoform X1 — protein: MHFTSKKNKKKVVLREMERGIENPRNRHVTYSKRRNGIIKKATEISVLCDAQVSLVILNSSGKISSYCSPSTSLSDVLDKYHRYSGKRLWDPKHENLSNEIDRIKKENDIMQIELRYLNGEDITSLNPRELILLEEALENGISSIRERQASAKIRQQEMAMEAANREME
- the LOC132184142 gene encoding floral homeotic protein GLOBOSA-like isoform X2, with the translated sequence MHFTSKKNKKKVVLREMERGIENPRNRHVTYSKRRNGIIKKATEISVLCDAQVSLVILNSSGKISSYCSPSTSLSDVLDKYHRYSGKRLWDPKHENLSNEIDRIKKENDIMQIELRYLNGEDITSLNPRELILLEEALENGISSIRERQRQQEMAMEAANREME